The Arachis duranensis cultivar V14167 chromosome 2, aradu.V14167.gnm2.J7QH, whole genome shotgun sequence genome has a window encoding:
- the LOC107475075 gene encoding uncharacterized protein LOC107475075, producing the protein MGSHLNSVRSLLCMFDATCEVLEKSTEEGNFSTRGDANAAYDAITSFEFVFVLHLMRNILEVSHDLCQALQRKNQDILNALTLVSTTKTLIQRMRESSWEAFIKEVILFCEKHEVELQERNGRFNDNMVELLTLSSTLDPRDNYKFFSVNKVYELVERFYLDDFSDQEKFHIRMQAQHYELDVPNHVELTNLCTISELCQRLTKTGKSLTYPLIDRLIRLVLTLPVSTATTERSFLAMNIVKNRLRNKMEDEFLANCLLIYIEKKIVERFDTDSIIDEFYDMKNRRVPLR; encoded by the exons ATGGGGTCTCATTTGAATTCTGTACGTAGCTTGCTATGCATGTTTGATGCTACTTGTGAAGTTCTTGAAAAAAGCACTGAAGAAGGTAATTTCTCCACTCGTGGTGATGCTAATGCTGCTTATGATGCTATCACATCCTTTGAATTTGTCTTTGTTTTGCATTTGATGAGAAATATTTTGGAAGTTAGTCATGATCTTTGTCAAGCTTTGCAACGAAAAAATCAAGACATATTGAATGCTTTAACTCTGGTTTCTACTACCAAGACTTTAATCCAACGAATGAGAGAATCAAGTTGGGAGGCTTTCATAAAAGAAGTTATATTGTTTTGTGAGAAACATGAAGTTGAG TTGCAAGAGCGTAATGGAAGATTCAATGATAATATGGTGGAATTGCTTACTTTAAGTTCAACTTTAGATCCCAGAGATAATTATAAGTTCTTTAGTGTCAACAAAGTATATGAATTAGTAGAACGATTTTATCTAGATGACTTCAGTGACCAAGAGAAATTTCACATTAGAATGCAAGCTCAACATTATGAACTTGATGTTCCTAATCATGTTGAGTTAACTAACTTGTGCACAATTTCGGAGTTATGTCAAAGATTAACGAAGACAGGAAAGTCTTTAACATATCCTTTGATTGATCGTTTGATTCGCTTGGTATTAACTCTCCCTGTTTCAACTGCTACAACTGAGAGATCTTTTTTAgctatgaatattgtgaagaaTAGACTCAGAAATAAAATGGAAGATGAATTTCTTGCTAATTGTCTTTTGATTTACATTGAGAAGAAGATTGTTGAAAGATTTGACACCGATTCTATTAtcgatgaattttatgatatgaaGAATCGACGTGTACCACTTCGTTAG